Proteins found in one Terribacillus sp. DMT04 genomic segment:
- a CDS encoding HD-GYP domain-containing protein, translating to MRLVATKSVKPGSKLAQPVYNDKGSILVQRDVELTRKMINRLKALRYTYVYIRDDRLLDVELEFSTSSEERLKAMQVIYKSFQEIKQSDNGKYLTEKMTDKITTSIQEMVSNLRPKRQTLTILSDMLIFDDYIFSHSVNVALYAMAIANEMKLPVSVVEEIGFGAILHDVGKMFVPQEVLQKTGKLNDEEFEKIKEHTTKGFHYLRKMNNIPLVIAHCAYQHHERMNGSGYPRGIQGSDIHLYGKIIGIADVFDAVTSNRVYRDAMLPHEGLEILFAGAGELFDMEMVEAFKRSVAIYPTGLTVRLSDGRAGIVIRQNEDINTRPIVRILEEADGTEPDPYEVNLYEHLNITVVACSTAAESH from the coding sequence ATGAGACTAGTTGCGACAAAATCAGTAAAACCCGGCAGCAAGCTTGCACAGCCTGTATACAACGACAAAGGCAGCATTCTGGTTCAACGAGACGTTGAACTGACGAGAAAAATGATTAATCGTTTGAAGGCACTGCGATATACCTACGTTTATATACGGGATGACCGGCTTCTGGACGTCGAGCTTGAATTCTCCACTTCCAGCGAGGAACGGCTAAAAGCGATGCAGGTCATTTACAAATCCTTTCAAGAGATTAAACAGAGCGACAATGGGAAGTATTTGACGGAAAAGATGACAGATAAGATTACAACATCGATTCAAGAGATGGTGAGTAATCTGCGGCCTAAACGTCAGACGCTGACAATTCTTTCCGATATGCTCATATTTGATGATTATATTTTTTCACATTCGGTTAATGTTGCACTATATGCGATGGCTATCGCTAATGAGATGAAGCTGCCTGTTTCGGTCGTGGAGGAAATTGGTTTCGGAGCCATATTGCATGACGTTGGAAAGATGTTTGTACCCCAGGAAGTGCTGCAGAAGACTGGCAAATTAAACGATGAAGAATTTGAGAAAATTAAAGAGCACACAACAAAAGGTTTCCATTACCTACGTAAAATGAATAACATTCCGCTTGTCATTGCACATTGTGCCTATCAGCATCATGAACGAATGAACGGATCCGGTTATCCGCGCGGCATTCAAGGTTCAGATATTCATTTATACGGAAAGATTATTGGAATTGCCGATGTATTTGATGCTGTAACAAGCAACCGTGTCTACCGGGATGCAATGCTGCCGCATGAAGGCTTGGAGATATTATTTGCTGGTGCGGGAGAGCTGTTTGATATGGAAATGGTAGAAGCTTTTAAACGAAGTGTGGCTATTTATCCGACCGGTTTAACTGTCCGTCTGAGTGATGGGCGGGCAGGTATTGTCATCCGGCAGAATGAGGATATCAACACGAGACCGATTGTCCGGATCTTAGAGGAAGCAGATGGGACAGAACCTGATCCTTATGAGGTCAATTTATATGAACATCTGAATATAACGGTTGTAGCTTGTTCGACAGCTGCAGAGTCACACTAG
- a CDS encoding bifunctional UDP-sugar hydrolase/5'-nucleotidase: MQKKLTINYTNDLHSYFENWSKIVGYLKENKQKLKDAGETCWLIDIGDHVDRSRPIAEAFRGKANISLMNEAGYDFATIGNNEGITLDYEDLYHLYDEAEFRVAVANLHSKKEEDPDWMEPSWVVETASGVKVGMIGLTAPFPDFYNLIGWDVQDPMEILEQRIHTLRDSCDVLILLSHLGLYADRDIAAAFDEIDVIIGGHTHHLLQESEYVNQCLITTAGKQGFYFGEVEITWDTELGCLTDKQARVIPVADLKEDEAAREHVAAYEENAAKAMQQSAAVLSSPLPVSPYEDSRAMDLLTDYMRRWTKADFAFLNAGVLLESFPAGNVSYMDIHRICPHPINPATVQLTGSVLEEIVTAALQPDFVTFPLKGFGFRGEVIGKMVYSGLTFDIAGTAEKPQAINLKIAGESLDRKKVYSAAMADTFTFGNLLPGIKQAEGKKYFMPEMLRDLLLGALREIEK; the protein is encoded by the coding sequence ATGCAGAAAAAGCTGACGATCAACTACACAAACGATTTGCATAGCTATTTCGAAAATTGGTCGAAAATTGTCGGCTATTTGAAAGAGAATAAGCAGAAGCTAAAAGATGCCGGAGAGACATGCTGGCTGATTGATATTGGTGATCATGTGGATCGATCCCGGCCGATTGCAGAAGCTTTTCGCGGGAAAGCCAATATAAGCTTAATGAACGAAGCAGGCTATGACTTTGCTACAATCGGAAATAACGAAGGCATCACCCTTGATTACGAGGATTTGTATCATCTTTATGATGAGGCGGAATTTCGCGTGGCGGTTGCGAATCTCCACTCAAAGAAAGAAGAAGATCCGGACTGGATGGAACCATCTTGGGTCGTAGAAACAGCAAGCGGCGTAAAGGTAGGCATGATAGGGCTTACTGCACCGTTCCCGGATTTTTATAACCTGATCGGCTGGGATGTTCAAGACCCAATGGAAATTCTGGAGCAAAGAATTCATACCCTCCGCGATTCCTGTGATGTACTCATTCTTCTTTCACATCTCGGGTTATATGCAGATAGAGACATTGCTGCTGCTTTTGATGAGATTGATGTTATCATTGGCGGCCATACGCATCATTTGCTGCAGGAAAGCGAATATGTGAATCAGTGCTTAATTACAACTGCGGGCAAGCAAGGTTTTTATTTTGGTGAAGTAGAAATAACATGGGATACAGAACTTGGCTGTTTGACAGATAAGCAGGCGCGCGTGATTCCGGTTGCTGACTTGAAGGAGGATGAAGCTGCAAGAGAGCATGTCGCAGCTTATGAAGAAAATGCGGCAAAAGCGATGCAGCAGTCAGCTGCCGTTTTATCGTCGCCGCTGCCAGTTTCTCCGTATGAAGATTCTCGTGCAATGGATCTTTTAACAGATTATATGCGACGCTGGACAAAGGCAGATTTTGCTTTTCTCAATGCAGGTGTACTGTTGGAGAGTTTCCCGGCAGGTAATGTTTCCTACATGGATATTCATCGAATTTGTCCCCATCCAATTAATCCGGCGACTGTTCAGTTAACAGGAAGTGTCTTAGAGGAAATTGTCACCGCTGCCCTGCAGCCTGATTTTGTAACTTTCCCGCTCAAAGGATTTGGCTTCCGCGGTGAAGTGATTGGAAAAATGGTTTATAGCGGATTGACATTCGACATTGCCGGAACAGCTGAAAAACCGCAAGCAATAAACCTGAAAATAGCAGGAGAATCGCTAGACCGGAAAAAAGTTTATTCGGCAGCAATGGCAGACACATTCACATTTGGCAATCTGCTTCCGGGTATTAAGCAAGCAGAAGGAAAAAAGTACTTTATGCCGGAAATGCTTCGTGATTTACTTCTCGGTGCATTGCGGGAAATTGAAAAATGA
- the yunB gene encoding sporulation protein YunB: MRPWQRRASKAPPSFRHVLFMSLLLFALFISLSLWLVNKGLEPTLMAIAETKTEQFAKQAINQAVQAEKEADLDLNAFVQVEKDTNGNVTHASWDAATVNEVLRKVTFRVQNYLRLMEDGKMPAVSEEQLAEEAAADIIQEQLEEDPTLVDIPLGQASNNALLANLGPKIPVKFEMIGYVESGVDVKVEEYGINNAMFVFMVEIKANVRIIIPFSTKTTTVTQDVLLGSTVIQGQVPEFYSGGGETGSSPSFSIPMQKEGE; the protein is encoded by the coding sequence ATGCGTCCATGGCAGCGCAGAGCTTCTAAAGCACCACCTTCCTTTCGTCATGTGCTTTTCATGAGTCTCTTGCTTTTTGCATTGTTTATTTCGCTGAGTTTATGGCTGGTAAACAAAGGGCTCGAGCCAACTTTAATGGCAATTGCAGAAACAAAAACAGAGCAATTTGCCAAACAGGCAATTAACCAGGCTGTGCAGGCGGAAAAGGAAGCTGATTTGGACTTGAATGCATTCGTGCAAGTAGAGAAAGATACAAATGGAAATGTTACACATGCCAGCTGGGATGCAGCAACGGTTAATGAAGTGCTGCGTAAAGTGACGTTCCGAGTGCAAAATTATCTTCGGCTTATGGAAGATGGCAAAATGCCTGCAGTGAGTGAGGAACAGCTTGCTGAGGAAGCGGCAGCGGATATTATTCAAGAGCAGCTGGAAGAAGACCCAACACTTGTTGACATTCCACTTGGCCAAGCAAGCAATAATGCTTTGCTAGCTAATCTTGGTCCGAAGATACCTGTTAAATTTGAAATGATCGGTTATGTGGAGTCAGGTGTAGATGTGAAGGTCGAGGAGTATGGCATCAATAACGCTATGTTTGTGTTTATGGTCGAAATTAAAGCAAATGTTCGGATTATTATTCCTTTCTCCACCAAGACAACAACTGTGACGCAGGATGTGCTGCTTGGCAGTACCGTCATCCAAGGGCAGGTGCCTGAATTTTATAGTGGCGGAGGGGAAACTGGATCTTCACCATCTTTTTCTATTCCAATGCAAAAGGAAGGCGAATAA
- a CDS encoding DUF817 domain-containing protein: MRAVKQLIHFGWGQALSCLFPVVIFASLALTQIFPLPFLPRYDWLLVICVLMQLVMVRAGLETKDELKVITLFHIIGLALELFKVHMGSWSYPDEGYSKIFGVPLYSGFMYASVASYLCQAWRRLKVNLVNWPPFLTVVPLAAAIYVNFFTHHYWMDVRWILSGLVIIVFWRAWVTYEVNQVRYRMPLALSFVLIGFFIWIAENIATFFGAWEYPNQADAWSLVHLGKVSSWLLLVIVSFLIVATLKLYKEKLPHKGIDDSKQ, from the coding sequence GTCAGGCACTATCTTGTTTATTTCCAGTTGTTATTTTTGCATCTTTGGCGCTGACACAAATCTTTCCGCTTCCTTTTCTTCCACGCTATGATTGGCTGCTGGTTATCTGTGTACTGATGCAACTAGTGATGGTGCGTGCGGGCCTTGAAACAAAGGATGAATTGAAAGTCATTACGTTGTTTCATATAATCGGACTTGCTTTGGAACTCTTCAAAGTGCATATGGGCTCCTGGTCTTATCCTGACGAAGGATATTCGAAAATATTTGGAGTGCCGCTATACAGCGGGTTCATGTATGCAAGTGTCGCAAGCTATTTATGCCAAGCTTGGAGAAGATTGAAGGTAAACTTGGTAAATTGGCCGCCTTTTCTAACGGTTGTTCCCCTAGCTGCTGCAATCTATGTGAATTTCTTTACGCATCATTATTGGATGGATGTAAGGTGGATTTTATCAGGACTCGTTATTATCGTATTCTGGAGAGCTTGGGTTACATACGAAGTGAACCAAGTTCGTTATCGTATGCCGCTTGCACTGTCCTTTGTTCTTATCGGCTTTTTTATCTGGATTGCCGAAAATATTGCCACGTTCTTCGGTGCTTGGGAATATCCAAATCAAGCAGATGCATGGAGTCTCGTGCATCTTGGCAAAGTAAGTTCATGGCTTTTATTAGTCATTGTCAGCTTCCTCATTGTAGCGACGCTAAAATTGTATAAAGAGAAGTTGCCTCACAAAGGCATTGATGATTCTAAGCAGTAG
- a CDS encoding YunC family protein, translating to MTVEPMFIEGKPFTAVTVKLPKTTLLVISNDVGYIMCGALDVDLLNEKLADRNIISGRAVGVKTIQQLLDAPLEKVTNASIAYGWRAGLIGKEALMLIS from the coding sequence ATGACTGTTGAACCGATGTTTATAGAAGGCAAGCCGTTTACAGCTGTGACAGTGAAACTACCGAAAACAACATTGCTTGTCATATCAAATGATGTTGGCTATATTATGTGCGGCGCACTGGACGTGGATTTACTTAACGAGAAGCTCGCGGATCGCAACATTATTTCAGGGCGAGCAGTTGGAGTCAAAACAATCCAGCAGCTGCTTGATGCACCGCTGGAAAAAGTAACAAATGCTTCCATAGCATATGGATGGCGAGCTGGATTGATCGGTAAGGAAGCTTTAATGCTAATTTCGTAA
- a CDS encoding sulfite exporter TauE/SafE family protein yields MVFAVSLLIGLLAAALGSLVGLGGGIILVPLLLILSSFWDKFSWATPQTIVGVSVIVMIFTALSSTLTYMKSGRVDYKSGLIFLAGGVPGAILGSFLNRFVSGDGFSLYFGILVLIVFFMFFVKRKEQEKTNLKGIIVTKELDGNTYTYSFRFLAAFLLSLFVGLLSGMFGIGGGSFMVPAMILLFGFPAHVAVATSMFMVFFLSIVSTITHISLGHVEWVYVFAFIPGAILGGIIGAKINQLLKGNTVVWILRIMLILVAIRLIWDGLSS; encoded by the coding sequence ATGGTCTTTGCCGTAAGTTTACTAATAGGGCTTCTCGCTGCCGCATTGGGCAGTTTGGTAGGTTTAGGAGGAGGCATTATCCTCGTTCCGCTGCTGTTAATTTTAAGCAGTTTTTGGGATAAGTTCAGCTGGGCAACACCGCAAACAATCGTTGGTGTTTCTGTTATTGTCATGATATTTACTGCTTTATCATCTACGCTAACCTACATGAAAAGCGGAAGAGTCGATTACAAAAGCGGCCTCATTTTCTTGGCGGGCGGAGTACCGGGAGCAATTCTGGGCTCATTCCTGAACCGGTTTGTATCGGGAGACGGTTTCTCGCTTTATTTTGGTATATTAGTATTAATTGTTTTCTTTATGTTCTTTGTAAAACGGAAAGAGCAAGAGAAAACCAATCTGAAAGGAATCATTGTTACAAAAGAACTGGATGGAAACACATACACGTATAGTTTCCGATTTCTTGCAGCCTTCTTATTATCGCTGTTCGTTGGGTTGCTTTCGGGGATGTTTGGAATTGGCGGAGGCAGCTTTATGGTGCCGGCGATGATTCTGTTGTTTGGATTTCCGGCTCACGTTGCTGTAGCGACAAGTATGTTTATGGTGTTTTTCCTCAGTATTGTCAGTACGATTACGCATATTTCGCTCGGCCACGTGGAATGGGTTTATGTATTCGCCTTTATACCAGGAGCAATTCTGGGCGGAATTATTGGGGCGAAGATTAACCAGTTGCTAAAAGGAAATACAGTTGTCTGGATATTACGTATTATGCTTATATTAGTTGCCATCCGTTTAATCTGGGATGGCTTGTCGTCATAA
- a CDS encoding SDR family NAD(P)-dependent oxidoreductase: MSYNLKNKVAIVTGANDGIGLAAVRAFLDEGAKVVGVSLQTDYVEEDASNRSAFLPLEIDLTEEGAAEKVVETAVSHFGKLDVLANVAGIATYKDSFMEVTMDIWKETFETNLFSVVALTKAAIPELKKQPGASIVNIASESGHVPDSFAIDYSGSKAAVLNLTQALADEFGGDIRVNVVSPGPTRTTLWNKPGGMVDMLSNKFDREGEEAVSYFAKEVRQIPRGEIGQPEEIANVIVFLASDKASYVNGAEFPVNGGSVKYK, from the coding sequence ATGAGCTATAATTTGAAAAATAAAGTAGCCATTGTAACTGGTGCCAATGACGGAATTGGTCTGGCTGCAGTGCGAGCGTTTCTTGATGAAGGGGCGAAAGTAGTTGGTGTGAGTTTGCAGACCGATTATGTAGAGGAAGATGCCTCGAATCGTTCTGCCTTTTTGCCGCTCGAGATTGATTTGACAGAAGAAGGTGCTGCGGAGAAAGTAGTCGAGACGGCTGTCTCTCATTTCGGGAAGCTCGATGTTTTGGCCAATGTAGCTGGAATTGCCACTTATAAAGATAGCTTTATGGAAGTGACAATGGATATTTGGAAAGAAACGTTTGAAACCAATTTGTTCTCGGTGGTGGCATTAACGAAGGCGGCCATCCCTGAGCTGAAAAAGCAGCCGGGAGCGAGTATCGTAAATATTGCTTCTGAAAGCGGGCACGTACCAGATTCATTTGCAATTGACTATAGCGGCAGCAAAGCAGCAGTGTTAAATTTGACGCAAGCATTGGCGGACGAGTTTGGCGGAGATATCCGCGTAAATGTCGTTTCTCCTGGCCCAACCCGTACAACACTGTGGAATAAGCCGGGTGGCATGGTCGACATGCTGTCAAACAAGTTTGACAGAGAAGGCGAAGAGGCTGTCAGCTATTTTGCGAAAGAAGTCCGGCAGATACCGCGCGGTGAAATTGGACAGCCGGAAGAGATTGCCAATGTTATTGTCTTTCTTGCTTCGGATAAAGCATCCTATGTCAATGGAGCTGAATTCCCAGTGAACGGCGGATCGGTCAAATATAAATAA